A genomic window from Pseudonocardia broussonetiae includes:
- a CDS encoding DinB family protein — protein sequence MVLGYGVVSTLLPLVRGLGRLGRSRGVAATLNACRRPFHRINYLGPCVAGRLVSPRTMTAVMDRVVRSLQRRLAAETEHSLALSMQMPTDWDPCFTPTMSVLDVYRFGTQHFDHHRRQLTLAAPRT from the coding sequence ATGGTGCTCGGCTACGGCGTTGTCAGCACCCTGCTCCCCCTGGTGCGGGGACTCGGCCGTCTCGGCCGCAGTCGCGGTGTCGCCGCAACCCTCAACGCCTGCCGTCGACCTTTCCATCGGATCAACTACCTGGGTCCGTGCGTCGCCGGCCGTCTGGTCAGCCCGCGCACGATGACGGCGGTGATGGACCGGGTCGTTCGCTCCCTGCAGCGTCGCCTCGCCGCCGAGACCGAGCACAGCCTGGCGCTGAGCATGCAGATGCCCACCGACTGGGACCCCTGCTTCACGCCCACGATGAGCGTGCTCGACGTCTACCGGTTCGGGACCCAGCACTTCGACCACCACCGGCGCCAGCTCACCCTCGCTGCGCCACGCACCTGA
- a CDS encoding SDR family NAD(P)-dependent oxidoreductase → MTSPDRAPSFRPLALVTGASNGIGLEIARELARRGYDLVVTGRSGRTDEVAAELRRLGVQAHPVRADLADYDAVESLWASTLAVGRPLELAVLNAGIAVGGAFADIDLADDLHLIDVNVKSVVHLAKRVVVDMIPRGRGRILMTSSVSATQPTPYETTYGPSRAFVYMFAESLRAEVAEVAEHGITVTALLPGATDSDFHARAGMQDTKFGDNSWKNDKREVARQGVEAVLAGRDAVVGGNRATKFAVLRNRFLPERVKAARHARDARPSRSAPPSATCTTAAPTSSPSPRLPGPAPGATEPR, encoded by the coding sequence ATGACCAGCCCGGACCGGGCCCCGTCCTTCCGCCCGCTCGCGCTGGTCACCGGCGCATCCAACGGCATCGGGCTGGAGATCGCCCGTGAGCTCGCCCGTCGCGGATACGACCTCGTGGTCACCGGCCGCAGCGGACGCACCGACGAGGTGGCCGCCGAGCTGCGCCGCCTCGGTGTCCAGGCCCACCCCGTGCGCGCTGATCTGGCCGACTACGACGCCGTCGAGTCCCTGTGGGCGAGCACCCTCGCCGTGGGGCGCCCGCTGGAGCTCGCCGTGCTCAACGCCGGCATCGCTGTCGGTGGCGCGTTCGCCGACATCGATCTCGCCGACGACCTGCACCTGATCGACGTCAACGTGAAGTCGGTGGTGCACCTGGCCAAGCGCGTCGTCGTCGACATGATCCCTCGCGGGCGCGGGAGGATCCTGATGACCTCGTCGGTGTCGGCTACCCAACCCACGCCGTACGAGACGACCTACGGCCCGTCCCGGGCGTTCGTCTACATGTTCGCCGAGAGCCTGCGCGCCGAGGTCGCCGAGGTCGCCGAGCACGGCATCACGGTCACCGCTCTGCTGCCCGGTGCCACCGACAGCGACTTCCACGCCAGGGCCGGCATGCAGGACACGAAGTTCGGCGACAACAGCTGGAAGAACGACAAGCGCGAGGTCGCGCGGCAGGGCGTCGAGGCCGTGCTGGCCGGCAGGGACGCCGTGGTCGGCGGCAACCGCGCCACCAAGTTCGCCGTCCTGCGCAACCGGTTCCTCCCCGAACGCGTCAAGGCCGCTCGGCACGCCCGCGATGCCCGACCCAGCAGATCCGCCCCACCGTCGGCAACGTGCACGACTGCGGCACCCACGTCATCGCCCTCGCCCCGTCTTCCCGGCCCCGCTCCCGGAGCCACCGAGCCACGGTGA
- a CDS encoding DUF6197 family protein, with translation MTVAVLESRGAVLSGTTAPAPPSVLGVAEQILERGWLQHGWYQREPAPLRRRLLSGSPRPDEVRSACLVAAIAVAAHRGTFFVDVERDALPWMDQVWRVLHDGDPPHRLRPRERIRDLVAWNDEPGRTRREVIAAVRAAATEPLRRATLTTQTAQET, from the coding sequence ATGACCGTCGCTGTTCTGGAGTCGCGCGGTGCTGTGCTGTCGGGAACCACTGCGCCGGCCCCTCCATCGGTTCTCGGTGTCGCCGAGCAGATCCTCGAACGCGGATGGCTCCAGCACGGCTGGTACCAGCGCGAGCCGGCTCCTCTGCGGCGGCGGCTGCTGTCCGGGTCGCCCCGGCCCGATGAGGTGCGCAGTGCGTGCCTGGTGGCGGCGATCGCGGTGGCCGCGCACCGCGGCACCTTCTTCGTCGACGTCGAACGCGATGCGCTGCCGTGGATGGATCAGGTCTGGCGGGTGCTGCACGACGGCGATCCGCCGCACCGGCTGCGCCCCCGAGAGCGCATCCGCGACCTCGTCGCCTGGAACGACGAGCCGGGGCGGACCCGGCGCGAGGTCATCGCCGCGGTCCGAGCCGCCGCCACCGAGCCCCTGCGCCGCGCCACCCTCACCACGCAGACCGCACAGGAGACCTGA
- a CDS encoding ROK family transcriptional regulator, producing the protein MSRETDICEWLVRHPGSSRAEIATAFGLPRTTVTSVVGRLLGQGLVDEAPDPRHAGGRGRPPTVLSRRGADLLVGVVIATPTRARAAVVDYRGQIHSRAHALIDASSERAVVTSLRSCLDTAATKGGIALTGLDELVVGLPAAIRPDTRRPALTPVPENSAGWNGLAPWLSTSVIDHLAAELPREPHVENDANLAALAECEFGAGRQFRNTMYLKLTAAGIGCGLIIDNHLQRGSTGFAGELAHMHIHPDGPICHCGGRGCLATILGQDVFRALEPGADGPDRLRAIDAIAATLGRALSPLCTLLNPDAVILDAGLGQIGPRIRDGIGHSLRAATSPAAVATLHIVTGELDDAEVLGAPALARNASR; encoded by the coding sequence GTGTCCCGCGAAACCGACATCTGTGAGTGGCTGGTGCGCCATCCCGGCAGCTCCCGCGCTGAGATCGCGACAGCGTTCGGGCTGCCCCGCACCACGGTCACCAGCGTGGTCGGCCGGCTACTGGGGCAGGGGCTCGTCGACGAAGCACCCGATCCGCGCCATGCCGGCGGCCGCGGCCGCCCCCCGACGGTGCTGTCGCGCCGCGGCGCGGACCTGCTCGTCGGCGTGGTCATCGCCACACCGACGCGGGCGCGGGCGGCCGTCGTGGACTACCGCGGGCAGATCCACAGCCGAGCACACGCGCTCATCGACGCCAGCAGTGAACGCGCCGTCGTCACCAGCCTGCGCTCGTGCCTCGACACGGCCGCGACGAAGGGGGGCATCGCGCTCACCGGGCTCGACGAGCTCGTCGTCGGGCTCCCCGCGGCGATCCGCCCCGACACCCGGCGCCCGGCCCTCACACCCGTACCGGAGAACTCCGCGGGCTGGAACGGACTCGCACCGTGGCTGAGCACATCGGTGATCGACCACCTCGCCGCCGAACTCCCCCGCGAGCCGCACGTCGAGAACGACGCCAACCTCGCCGCGCTGGCGGAGTGCGAGTTCGGCGCGGGCCGGCAGTTCAGGAACACGATGTACCTGAAGCTGACCGCAGCCGGCATCGGGTGCGGCCTGATCATCGACAACCACCTGCAACGCGGCAGCACCGGCTTCGCCGGGGAGCTGGCCCACATGCACATCCACCCCGACGGGCCGATCTGCCACTGCGGCGGTCGAGGATGCCTGGCCACCATCCTCGGACAGGACGTGTTCCGCGCCCTCGAACCCGGCGCCGACGGGCCCGACCGCCTCCGCGCGATCGACGCCATCGCGGCCACCCTGGGACGCGCCCTGTCCCCGCTGTGCACCCTGCTCAACCCCGACGCCGTCATCCTCGACGCCGGTCTCGGCCAGATCGGCCCGAGGATCCGCGACGGCATCGGCCACAGCCTCCGCGCAGCAACCTCACCTGCCGCTGTCGCCACCCTGCACATCGTCACCGGCGAACTCGACGACGCAGAGGTGCTCGGCGCACCGGCACTGGCGCGCAACGCCTCGAGGTAG
- a CDS encoding IclR family transcriptional regulator produces the protein MRSQDYSASPVQVLAKAATVMDCFTIDDPTLHIGEVKRRSGLPPTTTARLLLSLVAENLLEREGDIYRAGLRVLAWSASAAAGSDLISLGSPLLKELRDETEETASLQVRNGAQRITVATVESLRSIVCRTRVGGLMVMHAGASGKAFMAFDPAAHDAALRAGLTRFTPSTITDEPTLAEHLDGVRRAGVAVARDEREQGLSSVACPVFGSTGRVVGTMALSVPSFRLDEQTESRLVEATRRTAAVLSGRLGHIAAADPALAGTPTTTTS, from the coding sequence ATGCGGTCACAGGACTACTCCGCATCACCGGTGCAGGTGCTGGCGAAGGCGGCGACGGTGATGGACTGCTTCACCATCGACGACCCCACGCTGCACATCGGTGAGGTGAAGCGGCGATCGGGGTTGCCGCCGACGACGACGGCACGACTGCTGCTGTCGCTGGTGGCCGAGAACCTCCTCGAGCGCGAGGGCGACATCTACCGGGCAGGACTGCGCGTACTTGCGTGGTCGGCGTCCGCCGCGGCGGGCTCGGACCTCATCAGCCTGGGTTCCCCGCTCCTGAAGGAGCTGCGCGACGAGACCGAGGAGACGGCGTCCCTCCAGGTCCGCAACGGCGCCCAGCGCATCACCGTGGCCACGGTGGAGTCCCTGCGCTCCATCGTGTGCCGGACGCGCGTGGGTGGGCTGATGGTGATGCACGCCGGCGCGTCCGGGAAGGCCTTCATGGCGTTCGACCCGGCAGCGCACGACGCCGCGCTGCGCGCAGGGCTGACCCGATTCACCCCCTCGACCATCACCGACGAACCAACCCTCGCGGAGCACCTCGACGGAGTTCGCCGAGCAGGTGTGGCCGTTGCGCGCGACGAGCGGGAGCAGGGCCTCAGCTCCGTCGCCTGCCCCGTCTTCGGGTCGACGGGCCGGGTCGTCGGGACGATGGCCCTCTCCGTGCCCAGCTTCCGGCTCGACGAGCAGACCGAGTCGCGTCTGGTCGAGGCGACGCGGCGGACCGCTGCCGTGCTGTCGGGGCGGCTCGGACACATCGCTGCGGCGGATCCTGCACTCGCCGGAACCCCGACGACGACCACCTCGTAG